Proteins encoded within one genomic window of uncultured Desulfobacter sp.:
- a CDS encoding sigma 54-interacting transcriptional regulator: MKEVTDFLPEELAFFKCVHYAGAANPFGKERVLREAELAGVPPDSPKDIRVLKACQAVGHRLSQIKKRGRINLSAFKGEARYFLRSGLLFHFFHLFRKQIDTLITRQLDNAEESLEAHFAPEALTLLRSWGFDIEESRRFIALAYQFRRAYYFIFRHLVGRSRCMQELRRDLWQNVFTHDILMYDQYLWDRMENFSTLLFGETGTGKGTAALAMGRSGYIPFDETENKFTHNFVNTFTTLNISQFPETIIESELFGHVRGAFTGAVKDHKGVFSRCSPNGSILLDEIGELSTHVQIKLLNVLQDRVYSPVGSDEKHRFNGRIIAATNRSIQEIREKKIFRDDFYYRLCSDIITVPPLHKRIAQDPEELSDLLAHTVARIVGQPSPEIVSRVLGYIESSLTLSYPWPGNVRELEQCVRRVILRNAYDINEVPAPTPGTDSLTRQIQDGQLSAQELLAHYCTRLYKKHGTYEAVSRTAGLDRRTVKKYIDSQNQNN; this comes from the coding sequence ATGAAAGAAGTAACCGATTTTCTGCCGGAAGAACTGGCTTTTTTTAAATGCGTTCATTACGCCGGCGCCGCCAATCCCTTCGGCAAGGAGCGAGTCCTGCGGGAAGCCGAACTTGCCGGGGTCCCACCGGACAGCCCTAAGGATATCAGGGTACTTAAGGCGTGCCAGGCCGTGGGGCATCGCTTGAGTCAGATAAAAAAACGAGGCAGGATCAATTTAAGTGCATTTAAGGGAGAAGCCCGGTATTTTTTACGGTCCGGACTGCTGTTCCACTTTTTCCATCTGTTTAGAAAACAGATCGACACCCTGATCACACGCCAGCTTGATAATGCCGAAGAGTCTCTGGAAGCCCATTTCGCCCCCGAGGCCCTGACCCTTTTGCGCAGCTGGGGGTTTGATATTGAAGAGAGCCGACGCTTTATTGCCCTGGCATATCAGTTTCGACGGGCCTATTACTTTATTTTCCGACACTTAGTAGGCCGCAGCCGCTGTATGCAGGAACTGAGGCGGGATCTATGGCAGAACGTCTTCACCCATGACATTCTAATGTATGACCAGTATCTATGGGACCGCATGGAAAACTTTTCCACCCTGCTGTTCGGTGAAACCGGCACAGGCAAAGGAACCGCGGCCCTGGCCATGGGACGATCAGGTTATATTCCCTTTGATGAGACTGAAAACAAGTTCACTCATAATTTTGTAAATACTTTTACCACACTCAATATCAGCCAGTTTCCTGAAACCATCATTGAATCCGAGCTATTTGGCCATGTGCGCGGTGCATTTACAGGGGCCGTCAAGGACCATAAAGGGGTATTCAGCCGTTGCAGCCCCAATGGTTCCATTCTTTTGGATGAAATCGGTGAGTTGTCCACCCACGTTCAAATAAAACTGCTCAATGTGCTCCAGGACCGGGTCTATTCACCTGTGGGAAGCGATGAAAAGCACCGGTTTAACGGCAGGATCATCGCTGCCACAAACCGCAGCATCCAGGAAATTCGGGAAAAAAAGATATTCAGAGACGATTTTTATTATCGGCTATGTTCCGACATTATCACAGTGCCTCCCCTGCACAAAAGGATTGCCCAGGACCCTGAAGAGCTTTCGGATCTTTTGGCGCACACGGTGGCCCGTATTGTGGGTCAGCCTTCCCCTGAAATAGTCTCCCGTGTGCTTGGATATATCGAATCAAGCCTCACCCTTTCATACCCATGGCCGGGCAATGTTCGGGAACTGGAACAATGTGTCAGGCGTGTGATACTGCGCAATGCCTATGACATAAATGAGGTGCCGGCACCAACTCCCGGAACAGATTCTTTAACCCGGCAGATCCAAGACGGTCAACTCAGCGCCCAGGAGCTGCTTGCCCACTATTGCACCCGCTTATATAAAAAACACGGTACCTATGAAGCAGTTTCCCGCACTGCCGGACTGGACCGACGGACAGTTAAAAAGTATATTGATTCCCAGAATCAGAATAATTAA
- the aroC gene encoding chorismate synthase, which produces MSSSFGRLFRVSTFGESHCPGVGVVVDGCLPGMSLREPDIQCQLDRRRPGQSAVSTDRQEPDQVTIQSGTEHGLTLGTPISLFVPNKDHRPGDYKSMADIPRPSHADFTYQSKYGIRASSGGGRSSARETIGRVCAGAIAEKMLNTALGINIVAWVSQVGEIKAPETDGLNLTRAMVDASMIRCPDADAAKAMEEVVLKAKEDKDSIGGVVSCVCTNVPAGLGEPIFDKLEALLAHAMLSIPATKGFEIGSGFTGAQMRGSEHNDPFVKKDGRLGTTTNFSGGIQGGISNGEPIAFKVAFKPPATIGIVQETADFKGQQATLEAKGRHDPCVVARAVPIVESMAALVLADVMLQQQARLAGMALMNGN; this is translated from the coding sequence ATGTCAAGTTCATTTGGAAGATTGTTTCGTGTGTCAACCTTTGGTGAATCTCATTGCCCCGGGGTCGGGGTGGTTGTGGACGGGTGCCTGCCCGGCATGTCTTTGAGGGAACCCGATATCCAGTGTCAGCTCGACCGCAGACGTCCGGGACAGAGCGCCGTATCAACGGACAGACAGGAGCCTGACCAGGTGACAATCCAGTCGGGCACAGAACACGGCCTGACCCTTGGTACGCCTATCAGTCTGTTTGTGCCCAATAAAGACCATCGTCCAGGGGATTATAAATCCATGGCAGATATCCCAAGACCCTCCCATGCGGATTTCACCTATCAATCAAAATACGGCATCCGGGCCTCCTCAGGCGGCGGCCGTTCTTCCGCCCGGGAAACCATTGGACGGGTGTGTGCCGGTGCCATTGCCGAAAAAATGCTTAACACCGCACTGGGCATCAATATTGTGGCCTGGGTCAGCCAGGTGGGGGAAATCAAAGCACCGGAAACCGATGGGTTAAATCTTACCCGGGCCATGGTGGATGCCAGTATGATCCGCTGCCCGGATGCGGATGCAGCAAAGGCCATGGAAGAGGTTGTCCTGAAGGCCAAAGAAGATAAGGACTCCATTGGCGGCGTGGTATCATGTGTCTGTACCAATGTACCGGCAGGCCTTGGCGAACCCATATTTGACAAACTTGAGGCACTTTTGGCTCATGCAATGCTTTCCATTCCTGCCACCAAGGGCTTTGAAATCGGATCGGGATTTACCGGGGCGCAGATGCGCGGCTCTGAACATAATGACCCCTTTGTTAAAAAAGACGGACGGCTGGGCACCACAACCAATTTCAGCGGCGGCATCCAGGGCGGGATCTCCAACGGGGAACCCATTGCGTTTAAGGTGGCATTCAAACCGCCGGCCACCATCGGGATTGTCCAGGAAACCGCCGATTTTAAGGGCCAACAAGCCACACTTGAGGCCAAAGGCCGTCATGACCCATGCGTGGTCGCCAGGGCGGTACCCATTGTGGAGAGCATGGCAGCACTTGTGCTGGCCGATGTGATGCTGCAGCAGCAGGCCCGATTGGCCGGTATGGCGCTCATGAACGGGAACTAA
- a CDS encoding rubredoxin — MSDPKDMYQCQVTNCGFIYDPDKGDRKGKIKKGVKFEDLPEDWRCPICGASPKSFKCLG, encoded by the coding sequence ATGTCAGATCCCAAGGATATGTACCAGTGTCAGGTTACCAACTGCGGATTTATTTATGATCCGGATAAAGGTGATCGCAAAGGAAAAATTAAAAAAGGAGTAAAATTTGAAGATCTGCCCGAAGATTGGCGCTGCCCAATCTGCGGAGCCAGCCCAAAAAGTTTTAAGTGCCTCGGCTAA
- a CDS encoding DVU0772 family protein: MRLKDIKKDHNLINAVDWEMTPEEAIALHLEWGPLRSQSYYNSRDNNNETVYFVINTWKKNPILTLVRRKGFDSEELGSFDLPKDVISDFMQGIGKYKGVYAVEGKVKDWLRKELDA, from the coding sequence ATGAGACTCAAAGACATAAAAAAAGACCATAACCTAATCAATGCCGTAGACTGGGAAATGACCCCCGAAGAAGCCATCGCCCTGCATCTTGAATGGGGGCCGCTTCGTTCTCAGAGCTACTACAACTCCAGAGACAATAATAATGAGACCGTTTACTTTGTGATCAACACCTGGAAGAAAAACCCCATCCTGACGCTTGTCAGAAGAAAAGGGTTTGATTCCGAAGAGCTTGGCAGCTTTGATCTGCCCAAAGATGTTATCTCTGATTTCATGCAGGGTATCGGCAAGTATAAAGGGGTTTATGCTGTGGAAGGAAAAGTCAAGGACTGGCTTAGAAAGGAACTTGATGCGTAA
- the proC gene encoding pyrroline-5-carboxylate reductase, producing MLQNKKIGFIGSGNMGEALVSGLVLSKAAKPEDIICSDIFPETLKAIQEKYGVLTTSSNIEVCEKSEIIIYATKPQILGSVLKETAPALDKSKLVISIAAGVPLAAIAAGLKKELRLIRSMPNICAFVKESATAVCAGQFVQEGDVELARAVFDSVGKTVFIQENILMDAFTGLSGSGPAYIFTIVDAMADAGVKMGLSRKDSLFLSTQTVLGAAQLLLESGEHPGQLKDRVASPGGTAIAGIHTLEQGGLRTTLINAVESATKRSMELGDMMVKDFIKNAED from the coding sequence ATGCTTCAGAATAAAAAAATTGGCTTCATTGGAAGCGGCAACATGGGAGAAGCCCTGGTCAGCGGGCTTGTACTGTCCAAAGCGGCAAAACCCGAAGATATCATCTGCTCGGATATTTTTCCCGAGACACTTAAGGCGATTCAGGAAAAATACGGGGTGTTGACTACATCCAGTAATATTGAAGTGTGTGAAAAATCAGAAATCATTATCTACGCCACTAAACCCCAGATCTTGGGTTCCGTACTCAAAGAGACTGCACCGGCTCTGGATAAATCCAAGCTTGTGATCTCCATTGCTGCAGGTGTACCCTTGGCTGCCATTGCCGCAGGCCTTAAAAAAGAACTGCGACTGATCAGATCCATGCCCAATATCTGCGCATTTGTTAAAGAGAGCGCCACTGCAGTGTGTGCAGGACAGTTCGTCCAGGAAGGTGATGTGGAACTGGCCCGGGCGGTTTTTGATTCTGTGGGGAAAACCGTATTTATTCAGGAGAATATACTCATGGATGCCTTCACCGGATTAAGCGGGTCAGGTCCGGCCTATATTTTTACCATTGTGGATGCCATGGCCGATGCCGGCGTAAAAATGGGACTGTCCAGAAAAGACTCCCTGTTTTTATCCACCCAGACCGTGCTGGGTGCGGCACAGCTGCTTCTTGAAAGCGGGGAACATCCGGGTCAGCTAAAAGACAGGGTTGCTTCCCCCGGGGGCACAGCTATTGCCGGCATCCATACCCTGGAGCAGGGCGGGCTTCGCACAACCTTGATCAATGCTGTGGAATCTGCAACCAAGCGGTCCATGGAACTGGGTGACATGATGGTGAAGGATTTTATCAAAAACGCAGAAGATTAA
- a CDS encoding ion channel, whose translation MIKLNCDFLEVIFTLFMLLLLVGFLIWFFEKDKNREQFGGSPFSGIGSGFWWSAVTMTTVGYGDKAPRTVAGRFVGLIWMPWLQEKWRPLYMMPRF comes from the coding sequence ATGATCAAATTGAATTGTGATTTCCTCGAGGTCATTTTTACTTTGTTCATGCTGCTTTTGCTGGTGGGGTTTCTGATCTGGTTTTTTGAAAAAGACAAGAATAGAGAGCAATTTGGTGGATCTCCTTTTTCGGGCATTGGTTCAGGTTTCTGGTGGTCTGCCGTTACCATGACAACCGTTGGGTACGGCGATAAAGCCCCCAGAACAGTAGCCGGCCGGTTTGTCGGATTAATATGGATGCCCTGGCTTCAGGAGAAGTGGCGGCCGTTGTATATGATGCCCCGATTTTAA
- a CDS encoding TIGR02757 family protein, which yields MKISIQKLKSKLDQIYLAYNRKQYVDPDPLLFLYNYPDVRDREIAGIIASSLAYGRVTMIMQAVSVVLEKIGPDLHRFVMNADPKCIAGMFQNFKYRFATGDHLIALIMGLQKVIAEYGSLGACFASDQAGETDLLDGLARIRTRVIQAGGAGHLLADPQKTSACKRSHLFLRWMIRKDQVDPGGWSNVPAAALTCPVDAHMFKIGHMLGFTKRRSADRICAAQITEGFRQINPDDPVKYDFCLTRFGIHDGLDMSELKRFLKDDTYHV from the coding sequence ATGAAAATCAGCATACAAAAACTCAAATCAAAGCTGGATCAAATTTATTTGGCGTATAACCGCAAACAGTATGTTGATCCTGACCCCTTACTTTTTCTTTACAACTATCCGGATGTCCGGGACAGGGAGATCGCAGGGATTATCGCCTCGAGCCTGGCATATGGCCGGGTGACCATGATCATGCAGGCTGTGTCCGTGGTGCTTGAAAAGATAGGGCCTGACCTTCACAGATTTGTGATGAATGCAGATCCGAAATGCATTGCCGGGATGTTTCAAAATTTTAAATACAGATTTGCCACAGGAGATCACTTAATCGCCTTGATCATGGGGCTCCAGAAAGTTATTGCCGAATACGGTTCTCTGGGGGCCTGTTTTGCTTCGGACCAGGCGGGCGAGACAGATCTGTTGGACGGACTTGCCCGGATCAGAACACGGGTCATACAGGCAGGGGGCGCAGGACACCTTCTGGCAGATCCCCAAAAAACCTCTGCCTGCAAACGCAGCCACCTGTTTTTAAGATGGATGATACGCAAAGATCAGGTGGATCCGGGGGGCTGGTCCAATGTACCGGCCGCTGCGCTGACCTGTCCTGTGGATGCACACATGTTTAAAATCGGACATATGCTTGGATTTACAAAACGACGAAGTGCCGACAGGATCTGCGCCGCCCAGATCACAGAAGGCTTCAGGCAGATAAACCCGGATGATCCGGTAAAATATGATTTCTGTCTTACCCGGTTCGGCATTCATGACGGACTTGACATGTCTGAATTGAAACGGTTTTTAAAGGACGACACCTATCATGTATAA
- the sfsA gene encoding DNA/RNA nuclease SfsA, with protein sequence MYKGYELPPLIKGKLLKRYKRFLADIELGNGEVVTAHCPNSGSMKGCAQPGAEAWISQSTNPKRKLKYTWELTRINGTFIGINTLVPNRLVKASVENNLIPELSGYSQVKSEVKTSEHTRLDLMLESDNKASCFVEIKNCTLVENGIARFPDAVTTRGQKHIQELVKLADEGHRAVLFFLVQRTDADRFTPAADIDPEYAKKLMQARLKNVEIIIRDVAFNLDADPTLICLNRSLSLLDII encoded by the coding sequence ATGTATAAAGGATATGAACTGCCGCCCTTGATCAAGGGAAAACTTTTAAAGCGGTATAAACGATTTCTGGCGGATATTGAACTGGGAAACGGTGAGGTGGTCACGGCCCACTGCCCGAACTCCGGGTCCATGAAAGGCTGCGCCCAGCCGGGCGCCGAGGCATGGATTTCACAAAGCACCAACCCGAAACGAAAGCTTAAATACACCTGGGAACTTACCCGAATTAACGGCACGTTCATCGGCATTAATACGCTGGTGCCCAACCGACTGGTCAAGGCATCTGTGGAAAACAATCTGATCCCGGAACTATCCGGATACAGTCAGGTGAAATCTGAAGTAAAAACCTCCGAGCACACCCGCTTAGACCTGATGCTGGAAAGTGATAATAAAGCGTCATGCTTTGTGGAAATCAAAAACTGCACCTTGGTGGAAAACGGAATCGCCAGGTTCCCGGATGCCGTTACAACACGGGGACAAAAGCATATCCAGGAACTTGTGAAGCTGGCCGACGAGGGACACAGGGCGGTTCTGTTTTTCCTTGTCCAGCGCACGGATGCCGATAGGTTCACCCCGGCCGCGGACATTGATCCGGAATATGCAAAAAAATTGATGCAGGCTCGGTTAAAGAACGTTGAGATCATTATCCGGGATGTTGCTTTTAATCTGGATGCAGACCCGACACTGATTTGCCTGAATCGATCTTTAAGCCTCCTGGACATTATCTAA
- a CDS encoding response regulator — protein sequence MKLQYQLNLFAIVILLSVSGAICSAGVVAIKRVTMELNTKLINNQVTNLISEIQEAHQILKNSRVDLVHNYIHRTQNDLLEVFSSYHFGKTGGLIVLDTVTKKKLIASDSKFLMHDDWIDTMLIRTKKDDPSANVFGHYVMGYYVYPDWNWLVAVFIEKKEIMAARSSFLYQAIFILAGSLAAGILLFIWFNGRVIKPIRHLSAAAESISKGEWNVLVPKIKGKNEVAKLSLIFHKMSRNLAGMYSELQRNLDDIANSKEELRLSREQFRGLVETSSDLIWEVNSSGRYSYISPQATQLLGYKSSDLLGTNPEGLELPLNDPDESPQIKKLLSENKAFEGIERHLQKKNGETIILESSGVPFFSATGEKLGFRGIDRDITERKKAATEQQLLQEQLTHTQKMEAIGRLAGGVAHDFNNMLSVIIGHAEMALSHLSDADPHYQAFYEIKNAGERSSRLTRHLLAFARKQTVELKVIDLNEVISEMTSMLKRLIGENIDFVWIPGHGLWQVKLDKSQVDQILANLCVNGRDAISGVGKITIETSNETIDEEYCLNNTYFLPGDYVCLAVSDNGCGMDDKTVSQIFEPFFTTKEAGKGTGLGLSTIYGILKQNNGFVNVYSELGQGTTFKLYFRRYIGSSAVLDTQHKIKTSPIGTETILLVEDEPAILKMISSALSKNGYNVLKASLPDKAIELAGENKKIDLLLTDVIMPSMNGHQLAELITERHSSMQCLYMSGYTADVIAHHGVLDDNINFITKPFRVKALLSKIRSLLDNVQEA from the coding sequence ATGAAGCTGCAATATCAACTTAATCTATTTGCCATCGTAATACTGCTTTCCGTATCAGGGGCCATTTGCTCAGCCGGTGTTGTTGCGATCAAGCGTGTAACCATGGAGCTTAACACCAAACTGATAAACAACCAAGTGACTAATTTGATAAGTGAAATTCAAGAGGCCCATCAAATTCTTAAAAACAGCAGAGTCGATCTTGTTCACAACTATATTCACCGGACTCAAAACGATTTACTGGAAGTTTTTTCATCTTACCATTTCGGTAAAACCGGGGGGCTGATCGTTTTAGATACAGTGACCAAGAAAAAACTTATCGCGTCTGATTCAAAATTTTTGATGCACGATGATTGGATTGACACAATGCTGATCCGAACAAAGAAGGACGATCCATCTGCAAACGTCTTCGGACATTATGTGATGGGATATTATGTATATCCTGACTGGAACTGGCTTGTGGCGGTCTTTATAGAAAAAAAAGAGATCATGGCTGCCAGGAGCAGTTTTCTTTATCAGGCGATTTTTATTCTTGCCGGGAGTCTGGCCGCAGGCATCTTGCTGTTTATCTGGTTTAACGGCAGGGTCATCAAACCCATTCGCCATCTTTCGGCGGCGGCAGAGAGTATCAGCAAGGGAGAGTGGAATGTCCTTGTACCGAAAATTAAAGGCAAAAATGAAGTTGCAAAACTTTCGTTAATTTTTCATAAAATGTCCCGTAATCTAGCTGGGATGTACAGTGAGCTGCAAAGAAATTTAGACGATATAGCAAATTCGAAAGAAGAGCTGCGACTAAGTCGGGAGCAGTTCAGGGGACTTGTAGAAACAAGCAGTGATTTGATCTGGGAGGTGAATAGCAGTGGCCGGTATTCATATATCAGTCCCCAGGCCACTCAATTGCTTGGATATAAATCGTCAGATTTGCTTGGTACAAACCCGGAAGGGTTGGAACTCCCCTTGAACGATCCGGATGAATCGCCGCAGATTAAAAAACTGTTGTCAGAGAACAAAGCCTTTGAAGGAATTGAAAGGCATCTACAGAAAAAAAACGGAGAAACCATTATACTGGAAAGCAGTGGTGTGCCGTTTTTCAGCGCAACGGGGGAAAAACTTGGGTTCCGTGGCATTGATCGTGATATCACCGAACGTAAAAAAGCGGCGACCGAACAGCAGCTTTTGCAAGAACAGCTTACCCATACACAAAAAATGGAGGCAATCGGACGTCTTGCCGGTGGTGTCGCCCATGATTTCAACAACATGCTCAGTGTCATTATTGGTCATGCTGAGATGGCACTGTCTCATCTTTCTGACGCTGATCCCCATTACCAGGCATTTTACGAAATTAAAAATGCCGGAGAGCGATCCAGCCGCCTTACCCGCCATCTTCTTGCATTTGCCAGGAAACAGACTGTAGAGCTCAAAGTCATTGATCTCAATGAGGTAATCAGTGAAATGACCTCCATGTTAAAACGCCTTATCGGGGAAAATATTGATTTTGTATGGATTCCCGGCCATGGACTCTGGCAGGTTAAGCTGGATAAAAGCCAGGTAGATCAAATTCTTGCCAACCTTTGTGTGAATGGGCGTGATGCCATTTCAGGTGTCGGGAAAATAACCATTGAGACATCAAATGAAACAATAGACGAAGAATATTGTTTAAATAATACTTATTTTCTTCCGGGAGATTATGTCTGTCTTGCCGTGAGTGATAATGGCTGCGGTATGGATGATAAAACCGTAAGCCAGATTTTTGAACCGTTTTTCACAACCAAAGAAGCAGGCAAAGGTACAGGGCTTGGATTATCAACGATATACGGCATTCTTAAGCAGAACAACGGCTTTGTTAACGTGTACAGTGAACTTGGCCAAGGCACGACATTTAAACTATATTTCAGGCGCTATATTGGAAGTAGTGCCGTGTTAGACACACAGCACAAGATAAAGACGTCTCCCATCGGCACAGAAACCATTCTGCTGGTTGAGGATGAGCCGGCAATCCTTAAGATGATCTCTTCTGCGTTGAGCAAAAACGGATATAATGTGTTAAAGGCGAGTCTTCCGGATAAAGCGATTGAACTTGCCGGTGAAAATAAAAAAATTGACCTTTTGCTCACCGATGTGATTATGCCGTCCATGAATGGGCATCAATTGGCAGAGTTAATCACAGAGCGTCATTCATCAATGCAATGTTTATACATGTCCGGATATACGGCAGACGTCATTGCCCATCATGGGGTGCTGGACGATAACATCAACTTTATTACCAAGCCGTTTAGGGTGAAAGCTTTACTCAGTAAAATACGTTCCTTATTAGATAATGTCCAGGAGGCTTAA
- a CDS encoding ABC transporter substrate binding protein: MNRFAESSDIHSLKNIDSQAWLLNKKILWVSSYHQGYEANDAIETGIRSQLKGTPVELRIFFMDTKRKNTAIQGRTAATKALSIIEQFRPDVIIASDDNAQKYLVVPYLKETSIPIVFCGVNWDIKHYGYPGSNITGMIEVDLAQQMYDLMKSYAKGRKIGFLSGNVDAERNMVQIYNKRFFHGQLKPYLVESMAEFKHAFLQAQQDVDMLYIYNYTGIKDWEPNEAELFLSRHTRIPTGSHNDFMAPFVTFVAAKSLLEHGRYAAQTALRILSGVPPDEIAVTENKEVELYVNMRMAKAASFVFPVDLLQTATVISTIKAYLDPEPGDNTPDQYAGKKIFFLDSYHKEYEWSAGIKNGFLSRLYETGIHLNSFYMDAKRENSPDRLKKIGQKAYQELVQFKPDVIIACDDAAQKYVIFPYLREQTIPVVFCGVNWDASEYGYPASNITGMIEEEPIGRLIVLLQQFAKGRRLGYIAGNTLTQQKLVEFYHQHYFQKRLTRIRLVDSMAEWKDAVVKMQDSADILILSNYSGIQNWDSGQAVRFIEKHNILPTGGMLDFMAPYAIFVLDRIPEEQGSYAASTALRILNGTPASQIPIEKNKLFRLTLNLPMAEASNITIPYTVLKQAEKLIQ; the protein is encoded by the coding sequence TTGAACAGGTTTGCAGAAAGCAGTGATATTCATTCCTTAAAAAATATTGATTCTCAAGCCTGGCTTTTAAATAAAAAGATTCTCTGGGTCAGCTCCTATCATCAAGGGTATGAGGCTAATGATGCCATTGAGACCGGAATTCGTTCCCAACTAAAAGGAACCCCGGTTGAGTTGCGCATTTTTTTCATGGATACAAAGCGTAAAAATACTGCGATTCAAGGCCGAACTGCCGCAACAAAGGCACTTTCAATTATTGAACAATTTCGTCCTGACGTCATCATAGCTTCAGACGATAACGCCCAAAAATATCTTGTGGTGCCATACCTGAAAGAAACATCAATTCCAATAGTTTTCTGTGGCGTCAATTGGGATATCAAACATTACGGATATCCCGGTTCCAACATCACGGGTATGATTGAAGTAGATCTGGCACAACAAATGTACGATCTTATGAAGTCATATGCAAAGGGTCGCAAAATTGGCTTTCTCAGTGGCAATGTTGATGCTGAACGCAACATGGTGCAAATATACAACAAGCGTTTTTTTCATGGCCAGCTTAAGCCCTATCTGGTCGAGTCCATGGCTGAATTCAAACACGCCTTTTTGCAGGCCCAGCAGGACGTCGATATGCTATATATATACAATTATACAGGCATTAAAGACTGGGAGCCAAATGAAGCTGAATTGTTTCTCAGCCGCCATACGCGAATTCCAACCGGCTCACATAATGATTTTATGGCACCTTTTGTTACTTTTGTTGCTGCCAAATCCTTGCTGGAACATGGCCGGTATGCCGCGCAAACGGCACTTCGAATTCTTTCCGGTGTCCCACCGGATGAAATTGCGGTGACTGAAAATAAAGAGGTTGAACTGTATGTGAATATGCGGATGGCCAAAGCCGCTTCTTTTGTTTTTCCGGTAGATTTATTACAAACTGCGACCGTTATATCGACAATAAAAGCATACCTTGATCCGGAGCCTGGGGATAATACGCCAGATCAGTATGCCGGAAAGAAAATTTTTTTCCTTGATTCCTATCATAAAGAATATGAATGGAGTGCAGGTATTAAAAACGGTTTTTTAAGCAGACTTTATGAAACCGGCATCCACCTGAACAGTTTTTATATGGATGCCAAACGAGAAAATAGTCCTGACCGTTTAAAAAAGATAGGGCAAAAGGCCTATCAAGAACTTGTTCAATTTAAGCCTGATGTGATCATTGCTTGTGACGATGCGGCACAAAAATATGTTATTTTTCCCTATTTACGGGAACAAACAATCCCTGTTGTATTCTGTGGTGTCAACTGGGATGCTTCAGAATATGGATACCCTGCGTCCAATATTACCGGCATGATAGAAGAGGAACCCATTGGCCGCCTGATTGTTCTTCTGCAGCAATTTGCCAAAGGCAGGCGTCTGGGATACATTGCCGGTAATACGTTGACCCAGCAAAAACTTGTTGAATTCTATCATCAACATTATTTCCAGAAACGCTTGACCCGCATTCGCCTTGTAGATTCCATGGCAGAATGGAAAGATGCGGTTGTGAAAATGCAAGATAGCGCAGATATACTGATTTTGTCTAATTATTCGGGTATTCAAAATTGGGACAGCGGCCAGGCTGTGCGGTTTATTGAAAAGCACAACATTTTGCCCACGGGAGGTATGCTCGATTTTATGGCGCCATATGCCATTTTCGTTCTTGACAGAATTCCGGAAGAGCAGGGTAGTTATGCTGCGAGTACGGCGCTGCGTATTCTTAACGGCACGCCTGCTTCTCAAATTCCAATAGAAAAAAATAAACTGTTCCGTCTGACGTTGAATCTTCCCATGGCAGAAGCATCAAATATAACAATTCCATACACGGTATTAAAGCAGGCAGAAAAATTAATACAATAA
- the nifU gene encoding Fe-S cluster assembly protein NifU, which yields MWNYSEKVMEHFLKPRNVGELEGANAIGETGSLNCGDALKLYLKVNENERIIDASFMTFGCASAVASSSALTEIIKGMTLDDAAKVTNDDIADYLGGLPKEKMHCSVMGQAALKKAIADFRGIQILEKPGEMICECFDVTDLEIIDAVKTNGLETTEDVTNYLKAGGGCGKCLDRIEEVIHKTMATMETYSAAD from the coding sequence ATGTGGAATTATTCTGAAAAAGTTATGGAACATTTCTTGAAACCAAGGAATGTTGGAGAGCTTGAAGGTGCCAATGCCATTGGTGAAACAGGCTCGTTGAACTGCGGCGATGCACTGAAACTGTATTTAAAGGTAAACGAAAATGAAAGAATCATTGACGCATCCTTTATGACATTTGGCTGTGCGTCTGCCGTAGCCTCCTCCTCGGCACTGACCGAAATCATAAAGGGTATGACCCTGGATGATGCTGCGAAAGTAACCAATGACGACATTGCCGATTATCTGGGCGGGCTGCCTAAAGAAAAAATGCACTGCTCGGTCATGGGACAGGCTGCTCTAAAAAAAGCCATTGCCGACTTCCGTGGGATTCAGATCCTTGAAAAACCCGGAGAAATGATATGCGAATGCTTTGATGTCACGGATCTTGAAATTATTGATGCCGTTAAAACCAATGGCCTTGAGACCACAGAAGATGTGACCAATTATCTTAAAGCCGGCGGCGGTTGCGGCAAATGTCTGGACAGAATAGAAGAAGTCATCCACAAGACTATGGCAACCATGGAAACATATTCAGCAGCCGATTGA